One window of Akkermansia biwaensis genomic DNA carries:
- a CDS encoding family 20 glycosylhydrolase → MTGKNILSIISFRDPAGRPPFGRSAIRDGYFLHYSTPEGLQYESHSIRPHQGGRKNVLGVQASCWSEYMTTLAKWQYMVFSRMFAMAELGWTPAERRDFTDFKERLDKHKPFLDALKINYRTDFGEPAQPDAKMIRE, encoded by the coding sequence GTGACTGGAAAAAATATATTATCAATAATAAGCTTCCGTGATCCAGCAGGAAGGCCCCCATTCGGAAGGTCCGCAATACGAGATGGCTACTTTCTCCACTATTCCACTCCAGAAGGGTTACAATATGAATCCCATTCCATCCGGCCTCACCAGGGAGGAAGAAAAAACGTCCTGGGAGTTCAAGCCAGCTGCTGGAGTGAATACATGACCACGCTGGCCAAGTGGCAATATATGGTTTTCTCCCGCATGTTCGCCATGGCGGAACTGGGCTGGACGCCTGCGGAACGCAGGGACTTTACGGACTTCAAGGAACGCCTGGACAAACACAAGCCTTTCCTGGATGCCCTGAAGATCAACTACCGGACGGACTTCGGAGAACCGGCGCAGCCGGATGCCAAAATGATCCGCGAGTAA
- the fbaA gene encoding class II fructose-bisphosphate aldolase, which translates to MPIATPEQYITMLETAKKEGYAYPAVNVTTIEVINGALRAFSEAKSDGIIQVSIGGGKFASGTSVGSSAIGAIVLAEATRRLAEEHKVLVGLHTDHCQPEHVDTFLRPLLAESRRRVERGEAPLFNSHMLDASTLPMAENLKLSQELLKECAELGIVLEIEIGVVGGEEDGVDNSGHPADKLYTSPEDMLMTYEALAPIGKFMLAATFGNVHGVYKPGHVKLKPSILRDGQDAVAAKHGEEARMPLVFHGGSGSELSDIREAVSYGVVKMNIDTDTQYAFTRPIVTHICEHINGVLKIDGEVGNKKDYDPRSYLAKGEKGVAARLQEAADNLMSAGKTLFGKI; encoded by the coding sequence ATGCCAATAGCCACACCAGAACAATACATCACCATGCTTGAAACGGCCAAGAAGGAAGGCTACGCCTACCCTGCCGTTAACGTAACCACGATTGAAGTGATCAACGGCGCCCTCCGCGCCTTCTCCGAAGCCAAGAGCGACGGCATCATCCAGGTTTCCATCGGCGGCGGCAAATTCGCCTCCGGCACCTCCGTCGGCAGCTCCGCCATCGGCGCCATTGTTCTGGCGGAAGCCACCCGCCGCCTGGCTGAAGAGCACAAGGTGCTCGTAGGCTTGCACACGGACCACTGCCAGCCCGAACACGTGGATACCTTCCTGCGCCCCCTCCTGGCCGAATCCCGCCGCCGCGTGGAACGGGGTGAAGCTCCCCTTTTCAACTCCCACATGCTGGATGCCTCCACCCTGCCCATGGCCGAAAACCTCAAGCTTTCCCAAGAACTGCTGAAGGAATGCGCCGAACTGGGCATCGTCCTTGAAATTGAAATCGGCGTCGTGGGCGGTGAAGAAGACGGCGTGGACAATTCCGGCCACCCGGCCGACAAGCTTTACACGTCCCCGGAAGACATGCTGATGACCTACGAAGCCCTGGCTCCGATCGGTAAATTCATGCTTGCGGCCACCTTCGGCAACGTTCACGGCGTCTACAAGCCCGGCCACGTCAAGCTGAAGCCCAGCATCCTGCGCGACGGTCAGGACGCCGTAGCCGCCAAGCACGGCGAAGAGGCACGCATGCCCCTCGTCTTCCACGGCGGTTCCGGTTCCGAACTGTCCGACATCCGTGAAGCCGTCTCCTACGGCGTGGTGAAGATGAACATCGACACCGATACACAGTATGCCTTCACGCGCCCGATCGTCACCCACATTTGTGAGCACATCAACGGAGTGCTCAAGATTGACGGTGAAGTCGGCAACAAGAAGGACTACGATCCACGCTCCTATCTCGCCAAGGGTGAAAAGGGCGTTGCCGCCCGTCTCCAGGAAGCCGCAGACAACCTCATGTCCGCCGGCAAGACCCTCTTCGGCAAGATCTAA
- a CDS encoding polysaccharide pyruvyl transferase family protein: MERRLAFHEWTKGFRRFFRRPFVFLFGSPFHSNLGAQAQTECIIAWIRKNLPRHEIFIATYMNTSPRLLKMIRRHIRKNDILLCHSGYHMTDLYNEQSHYLRIAQLFPDHPLTILPQTIHYQDDSHAQATADILNSHPDCTLLCRDEHSYETARALFNKCRLFLYPDIVTSLIGNIKLPEYSRKGVLFCMRNDKEAFHRPEAIEQLRRKLEEFITTEQTDTTVDIPPGEVIADRKKILHSTFDYFSRFQAVVTDRYHGTIFSLIGNTPVIVLNSSDHKLASGVQWFPESFSRHVYFAETLDQVPGYVQHIVDQPPKEPLPPYFSTEYYDHLLEKLHFPHT; encoded by the coding sequence ATGGAACGCAGGCTGGCATTCCATGAATGGACCAAGGGGTTCCGCCGCTTTTTCAGACGCCCGTTCGTCTTTCTTTTCGGTTCCCCGTTTCATTCTAATCTGGGGGCTCAGGCGCAGACGGAATGCATTATTGCCTGGATCAGGAAAAATCTGCCCCGGCACGAAATATTCATTGCCACCTACATGAATACCTCCCCGAGGCTTCTGAAGATGATACGCAGGCATATCCGGAAAAATGACATCCTGCTGTGCCACAGCGGCTACCATATGACGGACCTGTACAATGAACAGAGCCACTATCTCCGCATCGCCCAGCTCTTCCCCGACCATCCTCTGACCATTCTGCCCCAGACTATTCATTATCAAGATGATTCCCATGCACAAGCCACGGCGGACATTCTCAACTCCCATCCCGACTGCACCCTCCTTTGCCGGGATGAGCATTCCTATGAAACAGCCAGGGCATTATTCAATAAATGCCGCCTTTTTCTTTATCCGGACATCGTAACCTCCCTCATCGGCAACATCAAGCTGCCTGAATATTCTCGGAAGGGCGTCCTCTTCTGCATGAGAAATGACAAGGAAGCCTTCCACCGGCCGGAAGCCATTGAACAGCTCCGCCGGAAACTGGAAGAGTTTATCACAACGGAGCAAACGGACACTACCGTCGATATTCCTCCCGGCGAAGTCATTGCGGACAGAAAGAAAATACTCCATTCCACCTTTGATTATTTCTCCCGCTTCCAGGCTGTCGTCACGGACCGCTACCACGGGACCATCTTCTCCCTGATCGGTAACACCCCCGTCATTGTCCTCAATTCCAGCGACCATAAACTCGCCTCCGGCGTCCAATGGTTCCCCGAATCTTTCAGCCGGCACGTCTATTTTGCCGAAACGCTGGACCAGGTACCCGGGTATGTGCAGCATATTGTTGACCAACCGCCCAAGGAGCCTCTTCCGCCTTATTTTTCCACGGAATATTACGACCACCTCCTTGAGAAACTTCATTTTCCCCATACATGA
- a CDS encoding Coenzyme F420 hydrogenase/dehydrogenase, beta subunit C-terminal domain, which yields MIDICPTTDCTGCSACFSICPRHAVTLIPDQEGFLHPQIDQDLCIDRDLCRKACPARQTPSRKDRLPEELFFAAYHRDEDIRMASSSGGAFSALASWMLKQGGYVCAASYDDDFKGVHHVIIRSEEELPRLRTSKYTQSRTGTCFRDILRLLKQGEKVLFAGTPCQTAGLHLFLRKEYDKLLTVDIVCHGVPSPVIFADYISYLERKYKSPVKNYNFRDKKWSWYHFNTKAEFKNRKAVYRGTWEEDTFMRGFLRDYFLRESCYTCKYSKHERYADITLSDFWGYDASDGGFPNDDKGISMCMCNTVSGRDAFESAKSSLIWCTRPRKMSLTNGGFFPRLATLKERQAFLEEYRRIGFDRAVPKYMYPEPVPDDLKVLYFWGRGSRALKRSRKLLRLVRKIQRFFRGSKKQA from the coding sequence ATGATCGACATTTGCCCCACAACCGACTGTACGGGATGCTCCGCATGCTTTTCCATCTGTCCCAGGCATGCTGTTACCCTGATCCCGGACCAGGAAGGATTTCTGCATCCTCAGATTGACCAGGACCTCTGCATTGACCGCGACCTGTGCCGGAAGGCCTGCCCGGCCCGGCAAACGCCGTCCCGTAAAGACAGGCTCCCGGAAGAACTGTTTTTTGCGGCCTATCACCGGGATGAAGACATACGCATGGCATCCTCCTCCGGAGGCGCCTTTTCCGCGCTGGCTTCATGGATGCTGAAACAGGGAGGATACGTTTGCGCCGCATCCTATGACGACGATTTCAAGGGAGTACACCACGTCATCATCCGCTCGGAGGAAGAGCTGCCCAGGCTGCGAACATCCAAATACACGCAAAGCAGAACCGGAACCTGCTTCCGGGACATCCTCCGGCTCCTGAAGCAGGGGGAAAAGGTCCTGTTTGCCGGAACTCCGTGCCAGACGGCGGGGCTGCATCTCTTCCTCAGAAAAGAATATGACAAACTGCTGACCGTGGACATCGTCTGCCACGGAGTTCCATCTCCCGTCATTTTTGCGGACTACATCAGCTACCTTGAACGCAAGTACAAATCCCCGGTCAAAAATTACAATTTCCGTGACAAGAAATGGAGCTGGTACCATTTCAATACAAAAGCTGAATTTAAAAACCGCAAGGCCGTTTATCGGGGTACATGGGAGGAGGACACGTTCATGCGCGGGTTCCTGAGGGACTACTTCCTGAGGGAAAGCTGCTATACCTGCAAATACAGCAAGCACGAACGCTACGCCGACATTACCTTGAGCGATTTTTGGGGTTATGACGCCTCCGACGGAGGCTTTCCCAATGACGACAAGGGGATTTCCATGTGCATGTGCAACACGGTATCAGGCAGGGATGCTTTCGAGTCGGCCAAATCCTCTCTCATTTGGTGTACGCGTCCACGGAAAATGAGCCTCACGAACGGAGGGTTCTTCCCCAGACTGGCTACTCTGAAAGAAAGGCAGGCTTTCCTGGAGGAATACCGCCGTATCGGATTCGACCGGGCTGTGCCAAAGTACATGTATCCCGAGCCCGTACCCGATGATCTGAAAGTCCTGTATTTCTGGGGCCGTGGGAGCCGTGCCTTGAAACGCTCCAGGAAATTGCTGCGCCTTGTGAGAAAAATACAGCGCTTCTTCCGGGGTTCTAAAAAACAGGCATAG
- the typA gene encoding translational GTPase TypA, producing MSDPSKFRNLAIIAHVDHGKTTLVDQLLQAGGAYRANQAVQERAMDSMDLEREKGITIKAKNTSILWNGYTINIVDTPGHADFGGEVERVMKMVDGVLLVVDAFEGPQAQTRFVLRKALQEGLMPIVVINKIDRPHADPAAVHDQVLELFLELGATDEQFEAPFVYGSARDGYFMNSMEGEPPVDCTPLLFKIVEHIPAPKDADPEGEFKMLVSNIDWDDYVGRVAIGRITSGSVKKGDTVWLHQSGGTCVSGKVTRMFEYSGLGTTDSAVGVAGNIVGVAGFENVNIGETLGGSQETEALPFVAIDPPTISMEFSINNGPFGGRDGKNVTSRVIRDRLMREMRTNISIQVEDTDKAGVFSVSARGAMQIAVLVETMRRENYELCVSRPTVIMKRDENDRLTEPYETIYVEVPDEYSNGVMKLLNARKGQMEDMVCKEGTGHTFIQAYIPTRGIIGFEFELVNLTSGHGIFSHLFRDYGPYAGEITTRTTGTLVSMETGVSTPFALAALEERGRLFVGPQEDIYEGQIVGENPRQMDMPVNPCKEKHLNNIRSATKGDGIQLSPPVNFSLERAIEYIEADELVEATPHFIRLRKRILNANDRVRESRKAGN from the coding sequence ATGTCAGATCCTTCCAAGTTCCGCAATCTCGCCATCATCGCTCACGTTGACCATGGGAAAACCACCCTGGTTGACCAACTTCTGCAGGCGGGCGGCGCCTACCGGGCCAACCAGGCCGTGCAGGAACGCGCCATGGATTCCATGGATCTGGAACGTGAAAAAGGCATCACGATCAAGGCGAAGAACACTTCCATCCTCTGGAACGGATACACCATCAACATCGTTGATACTCCTGGACATGCCGATTTCGGCGGTGAAGTAGAACGCGTGATGAAGATGGTGGACGGCGTTCTTCTGGTGGTGGATGCTTTTGAAGGGCCGCAGGCCCAGACGCGCTTCGTGCTTCGCAAGGCTCTCCAGGAAGGATTGATGCCTATCGTGGTGATTAACAAGATCGACCGTCCGCACGCCGATCCCGCCGCCGTGCATGACCAGGTGCTGGAACTGTTCCTGGAGCTGGGCGCTACGGACGAACAGTTTGAAGCCCCCTTCGTGTACGGCTCCGCCCGCGACGGCTATTTCATGAATTCCATGGAAGGGGAACCTCCCGTGGACTGCACGCCCCTCCTGTTCAAGATTGTGGAACATATCCCGGCACCGAAGGACGCCGACCCGGAAGGGGAGTTCAAGATGCTCGTTTCCAATATTGACTGGGATGATTACGTGGGCCGCGTCGCCATTGGCCGTATCACTTCCGGTTCCGTAAAGAAGGGAGACACCGTCTGGCTCCACCAGAGCGGAGGAACCTGTGTTTCCGGCAAGGTCACCCGCATGTTTGAATATTCCGGACTGGGCACTACGGATTCCGCCGTGGGCGTGGCGGGCAATATTGTGGGCGTGGCGGGGTTTGAGAACGTAAACATCGGTGAAACCCTCGGCGGTTCCCAGGAGACGGAAGCCCTGCCATTCGTGGCGATTGATCCGCCTACGATCTCCATGGAATTTTCCATCAACAACGGCCCCTTTGGCGGCCGTGACGGCAAGAACGTTACTTCCCGCGTGATTCGCGACCGCCTGATGCGGGAGATGCGTACGAATATTTCCATCCAGGTGGAGGATACGGACAAGGCCGGCGTGTTCTCCGTTTCCGCCCGCGGGGCCATGCAGATTGCCGTGCTTGTGGAAACCATGCGCCGTGAAAATTACGAGCTGTGCGTTTCCCGTCCCACCGTGATCATGAAAAGGGATGAGAACGACCGCCTGACGGAGCCGTACGAGACGATTTACGTGGAAGTGCCGGACGAATATTCCAACGGCGTCATGAAGCTCCTGAACGCCCGCAAGGGACAGATGGAAGACATGGTATGCAAGGAGGGCACGGGTCATACCTTCATCCAGGCGTACATCCCCACCCGCGGCATCATCGGGTTTGAATTCGAGCTGGTGAACCTGACGTCCGGCCACGGCATTTTCTCCCACTTGTTCCGGGATTACGGCCCCTACGCCGGGGAAATCACCACGCGCACCACGGGCACGCTTGTTTCCATGGAAACGGGAGTTTCCACCCCCTTCGCCCTGGCCGCCCTGGAAGAGCGCGGGCGCCTGTTCGTGGGACCGCAGGAGGACATTTACGAAGGGCAGATCGTGGGTGAAAACCCGCGCCAGATGGACATGCCCGTGAATCCGTGCAAGGAAAAGCATTTGAACAACATCCGTTCCGCCACGAAGGGGGACGGCATCCAGCTTTCACCTCCCGTCAACTTCTCCCTGGAACGCGCCATTGAATACATTGAAGCGGATGAACTGGTAGAGGCCACGCCTCATTTCATCCGCCTGCGCAAGCGCATCCTGAACGCCAACGACCGCGTCCGGGAATCCCGCAAGGCAGGGAACTAG
- the ilvE gene encoding branched-chain-amino-acid transaminase: MKIWLDGKLVEQEEAKTSVFDHGTLYGDGIFEGIRFYNRRVFRLEDHMDRLFNCAHYLLLDMPYSKEELSKAVCETAAASGLDDGYIRLVVTRGIGNLGLNPFNCKRSCVYIIADKISLYDPAVYENGLSLITSSIRRNRPDTICPQVKSLNYLNNILAKVEAVRQGAAEALMLNDQGNVAECTGDNIFIVKDGTVYTPPVTDGALDGITRRVVLEICREQQIPAEEKTMNRFTVTCADECFLTGTAAECVPVTKLDSYELGSGKIGPVTARILARFQELTQHTGTEF, from the coding sequence ATGAAGATTTGGTTAGACGGCAAGCTAGTGGAACAGGAGGAAGCCAAGACCTCCGTGTTTGATCATGGCACACTTTACGGCGACGGTATTTTTGAGGGCATCCGCTTTTATAACAGGCGCGTTTTCCGGCTGGAAGATCACATGGACCGCCTGTTCAACTGTGCCCATTACTTGCTGCTGGACATGCCCTACAGCAAGGAGGAACTGTCCAAAGCCGTTTGCGAAACCGCGGCGGCCTCCGGCCTGGACGACGGCTATATTCGCCTGGTAGTCACGCGCGGCATCGGCAACCTGGGGCTCAATCCTTTCAACTGCAAGCGTTCCTGCGTTTATATCATCGCGGATAAAATATCCCTGTACGATCCGGCAGTTTATGAAAACGGCCTGTCCCTGATCACCAGTTCCATCCGCCGCAATCGTCCGGACACCATTTGCCCGCAGGTGAAATCCCTCAATTACCTCAACAATATCCTGGCCAAGGTGGAAGCCGTGCGTCAGGGAGCGGCGGAAGCCCTGATGCTGAACGACCAGGGCAACGTGGCGGAATGCACGGGGGACAACATCTTCATCGTGAAGGACGGTACCGTTTATACGCCCCCGGTGACGGACGGTGCGCTGGACGGCATCACCCGCCGCGTGGTTCTGGAAATTTGCCGTGAACAGCAAATCCCGGCGGAAGAAAAAACCATGAACCGCTTCACGGTTACGTGCGCGGACGAATGCTTCCTGACCGGAACGGCCGCAGAATGCGTTCCCGTCACCAAATTGGACAGCTACGAGCTGGGTTCCGGCAAAATCGGCCCCGTGACCGCCCGCATTCTGGCGCGCTTCCAGGAACTGACCCAGCACACGGGCACGGAATTTTAA
- a CDS encoding glycoside hydrolase family 16 protein, whose translation MMKKGLFAVLLAACLCTSGKGENVNPPKTLPGGWVYVWGDEFNGTKVNPKKWQPELGVVRNQGSQQTYTARPKNLRVKDGNLVLETHFEKFANINYKKSNAEWIKNTKFMPYTSGSVSTLKTKTFLFGRLEVRAKLPNKAKGIWPAIWLLGKNKWGWPTNGEIDMMENISQQPDVVYSTFHLSPDGVSKKDASRGGTVKINNLSDHFHIYVMEWDKDSIKLMVDDKLVKSIDLNTTNYANGAGNPFRTPFYLILNSAVGGNWCEKAPQDGTGYPVEFLIDYVRFYQTKEHMEQAKQFDPETGLPKK comes from the coding sequence ATGATGAAGAAAGGCCTGTTTGCCGTATTGCTGGCGGCGTGTCTGTGCACGTCCGGAAAGGGAGAAAACGTCAATCCTCCCAAGACCCTGCCGGGCGGCTGGGTGTACGTGTGGGGCGACGAGTTCAACGGCACCAAGGTCAACCCCAAGAAATGGCAGCCGGAACTGGGTGTTGTCCGCAACCAAGGTTCCCAGCAGACATATACCGCACGCCCGAAGAATTTGCGCGTGAAAGACGGCAATCTGGTGTTGGAGACCCATTTTGAGAAATTTGCCAACATCAATTACAAGAAAAGCAACGCGGAATGGATTAAAAACACCAAATTCATGCCTTATACTTCCGGCTCCGTCAGCACGCTTAAAACGAAGACTTTCCTGTTCGGCAGACTGGAAGTCCGCGCCAAACTTCCCAACAAGGCCAAGGGCATCTGGCCCGCCATCTGGCTGCTGGGCAAGAACAAGTGGGGATGGCCCACCAACGGGGAAATTGACATGATGGAAAATATTTCCCAGCAGCCGGACGTGGTTTATTCCACCTTCCATCTGAGCCCGGACGGCGTCTCCAAGAAAGACGCCTCACGCGGCGGCACGGTGAAGATCAACAATCTTTCCGACCATTTCCATATCTACGTCATGGAGTGGGATAAGGACAGCATCAAGCTGATGGTGGACGACAAGCTGGTAAAGTCCATCGACCTGAATACCACAAATTACGCGAATGGGGCGGGCAATCCCTTCCGGACGCCCTTTTACCTGATCCTCAATTCCGCCGTAGGCGGCAACTGGTGTGAAAAAGCTCCCCAGGACGGCACGGGATATCCGGTTGAGTTCCTGATTGACTACGTGCGTTTTTACCAGACCAAGGAACACATGGAGCAGGCCAAGCAGTTTGACCCGGAAACCGGTCTGCCGAAGAAGTAA
- a CDS encoding methylated-DNA--[protein]-cysteine S-methyltransferase, with translation MNTNFPEKCSAMLHQTPLGPVGIVENGTAITHIFWGHMVRPEQLRWKDTPLLKDAAGQLDEYFRGVRRIFDLPLAPQGTPFEEAVWQALLTIPYGETRSYADIARQTGRPSACRPVGRANGHNPISIIIPCHRVIGANKKLTGYTGGLSIKQYLLELEQGATSSFLPLPEEQHMSRDLSSTC, from the coding sequence ATGAATACAAATTTTCCGGAGAAATGCTCGGCGATGCTCCATCAAACGCCCCTGGGGCCGGTCGGCATCGTGGAAAACGGAACGGCCATCACGCATATCTTTTGGGGACACATGGTGCGGCCGGAGCAACTGCGATGGAAGGATACTCCCCTGCTGAAAGATGCCGCCGGACAGCTTGACGAATATTTCCGGGGAGTCCGCCGCATTTTTGACCTGCCGCTCGCTCCGCAGGGCACTCCCTTTGAAGAAGCCGTCTGGCAGGCTCTTCTGACCATTCCCTACGGGGAGACGAGAAGCTATGCCGACATCGCCCGGCAAACGGGCAGGCCGTCTGCCTGCCGCCCCGTAGGCCGAGCCAATGGGCACAACCCCATAAGCATTATTATTCCCTGCCACAGGGTCATTGGCGCCAACAAAAAATTGACTGGGTATACAGGAGGGTTGTCCATCAAACAATACTTGCTTGAACTGGAACAGGGGGCGACATCTTCCTTCCTGCCCCTGCCGGAAGAGCAACACATGTCCCGGGACCTTTCCTCCACCTGTTAA
- a CDS encoding FHA domain-containing protein has product MPRLSILLPDGSEKTIVLPKNGEYFARIGRDEHCEIAIPSPSVSGEHALLQYKDGGYVIEDLGSTNGVKINGLTPMGPAALYEGDDIILGEVHLKFSEEPVSLPVSETDRENSKEESISPAMQNLQQLADQATRTARKNYMWMALYAVLMFFLALFAGLTYKHYKVTGELLPLQWLGIESPKDALKSLENQENQENQEEAPQE; this is encoded by the coding sequence ATGCCCCGCCTTTCCATTCTGCTGCCTGACGGTTCCGAGAAAACCATTGTTCTCCCGAAAAACGGCGAATATTTCGCTCGCATCGGTCGGGATGAACATTGTGAAATTGCCATTCCCTCTCCTTCCGTATCAGGAGAACATGCGTTGCTCCAGTACAAGGACGGCGGTTATGTCATCGAAGACCTGGGTTCCACCAACGGCGTCAAAATCAACGGCCTGACTCCCATGGGGCCTGCCGCCCTGTATGAAGGGGACGATATTATTTTGGGAGAGGTGCATTTGAAGTTCTCTGAAGAACCGGTTTCCCTCCCGGTCTCCGAAACGGACCGAGAGAACAGTAAGGAAGAATCTATTTCTCCCGCCATGCAGAATTTGCAGCAGCTTGCGGACCAGGCTACCCGCACGGCCCGGAAAAATTACATGTGGATGGCTTTGTATGCCGTTCTGATGTTTTTCCTGGCGCTGTTCGCTGGGCTGACTTACAAGCATTACAAGGTTACCGGAGAACTCCTTCCTTTGCAGTGGCTGGGCATTGAGTCGCCCAAGGACGCCCTGAAATCCCTTGAGAATCAGGAAAACCAGGAGAATCAGGAGGAAGCTCCGCAGGAATAG
- a CDS encoding DUF805 domain-containing protein — protein MPSLSPSFTGYNLATAVKSVFRKYARFSGRATLSEFWYWTLGQTVIFILLWMLSLAFMLNLFIFNDPQQMPPSRVFNHVLAGESPVLLWALFTLLPSLAVGCRRLHDTNKSGALLLLNLIPLAGPILLIIFFCEDSQRETNQYGPSEKYPEGSDRAGLIPPGRIPPP, from the coding sequence GTGCCTTCTCTCTCCCCTTCTTTTACAGGCTACAATCTGGCCACAGCCGTCAAAAGCGTTTTCCGCAAATACGCACGCTTTTCAGGCCGCGCCACCTTGTCCGAATTCTGGTACTGGACATTGGGACAAACGGTGATTTTCATTCTCTTGTGGATGCTCAGCCTGGCATTTATGCTGAACCTTTTTATTTTCAATGATCCCCAGCAGATGCCGCCCTCCAGGGTTTTCAACCATGTTCTGGCAGGAGAAAGCCCGGTGCTGTTATGGGCGCTCTTCACGCTGCTCCCTTCTCTGGCCGTGGGATGCAGACGCCTGCATGATACCAATAAAAGCGGCGCGCTTCTTCTGCTGAACCTCATTCCGCTGGCGGGCCCCATCCTTCTCATCATCTTTTTTTGCGAGGACAGCCAGCGGGAAACAAACCAATACGGCCCTTCGGAAAAATATCCGGAAGGCAGCGATCGGGCCGGTCTTATTCCTCCCGGACGTATTCCACCCCCCTAG